The Clostridiisalibacter paucivorans DSM 22131 genome includes a window with the following:
- a CDS encoding ABC transporter ATP-binding protein: MNILEVKNLCKTFGSGDTKVEALKNVSFSVSKGEFVAVIGESGSGKSTLLNSIGALDTPTSGKVFIDGKDIFTMKEEKLAIFRRRNIGFIFQAYNLIPELNLEQNIIFPLLLDYQKPDAAYVEEILEVLGLKSRRNHLPSQLSGGQQQRVAIGRALITRPTLILADEPTGNLDSKNSKEVISLLKAAALRYKQTILMITHNQNIASAADRVLQVSDGVLTDLGV; this comes from the coding sequence ATGAATATATTAGAAGTGAAAAATTTATGTAAAACTTTCGGAAGTGGAGACACCAAAGTAGAGGCACTTAAAAATGTATCATTTTCAGTTTCAAAAGGTGAATTTGTTGCTGTGATTGGAGAATCTGGCTCTGGAAAGAGTACACTATTGAATTCAATTGGTGCATTAGATACTCCTACTTCAGGCAAGGTTTTTATTGATGGAAAAGATATTTTTACTATGAAAGAAGAAAAATTAGCAATTTTTCGCCGACGAAATATTGGTTTTATTTTTCAGGCTTATAATTTAATTCCAGAACTTAACTTAGAGCAAAATATCATTTTTCCTTTACTTTTGGACTATCAAAAACCAGATGCTGCATATGTTGAGGAAATCTTAGAGGTGCTAGGTCTTAAGAGTAGGCGGAATCACTTACCCAGTCAGCTTTCTGGTGGACAGCAGCAGCGTGTTGCAATAGGGCGAGCACTTATTACCCGTCCTACGCTGATTTTAGCTGATGAGCCAACTGGAAATCTTGATAGTAAAAACAGCAAAGAGGTTATTTCTTTGCTAAAAGCTGCTGCTCTTAGGTATAAACAGACTATTTTGATGATTACCCACAATCAAAATATAGCTTCTGCTGCTGACCGTGTATTACAGGTTTCAGATGGTGTGCTAACTGATTTGGGGGTGTAG